From a region of the Oryza sativa Japonica Group chromosome 6, ASM3414082v1 genome:
- the LOC4340361 gene encoding uncharacterized protein → MGLSRRFLNLIVDNRIPGAKSLRCIDLTLARYKLFNTTTPAALTLNGNGNGLKKRMEKICLPSPIFNLGAPGERIHMFPALERRAFSLDQSGRGLLLEADTSRLVVMPNLHKPKLEPIALYIPGAEIDLDDLDGGGGGTLFIMDRIAKPQEADYLFEALVYRMFCSSYLSKSWDCQLLPPPPPYVVKCGVDFLKIISYGLVKGGSEICISIDGVGTYCFDTVKHTWIEVGKWMLPFQGKFEYVHELKLWFGFTPNDGHFAVADLSAMDEYLQPQIRHCWNELDESLIQGWKQIRDPQLVNLGSAKFCIARFFHTGDFGDGLSGQNVSVLTGVEFTHANVDHENIGLIKHKSRCHKSSCGEETITAVF, encoded by the coding sequence ATGGGCCTCTCTCGTCGGTTTCTGAACCTGATCGTGGACAACCGCATCCCTGGAGCCAAATCGCTGCGCTGCATCGACCTCACCCTCGCGCGCTACAAGTTGTTCAACACTACAACACCTGCTGCACTGACACTGAATGGGAACGGAAACGGATTGAAGAAAAGGATGGAGAAGATTTGTCTTCCCAGCCCAATCTTCAACTTGGGAGCACCAGGCGAACGGATACACATGTTCCCTGCTTTGGAGCGCAGGGCTTTCTCTTTGGACCAGTCGGGGCGTGGCCTCCTTCTGGAGGCAGACACATCCCGTCTGGTGGTGATGCCAAATCTCCACAAGCCCAAGTTGGAACCCATTGCCCTCTACATCCCCGGCGCTGAGATAGATCTGGATGACCttgatggcggcggtggcggtacTCTTTTTATCATGGATAGAATTGCGAAACCACAGGAGGCTGACTATTTGTTCGAGGCTTTGGTGTACCGCATGTTCTGTTCCAGCTACTTATCAAAGTCCTGGGACTGCCAACTcctcccaccaccgccgccatacGTCGTCAAATGTGGCGTTGACTTTCTAAAGATCATCTCATATGGTTTGGTTAAAGGTGGCTCTGAGATCTGCATATCCATCGACGGGGTTGGTACTTATTGCTTTGACACTGTGAAACACACTTGGATTGAAGTGGGCAAGTGGATGCTACCCTTCCAAGGCAAGTTTGAGTATGTCCACGAGCTCAAGCTCTGGTTTGGCTTCACTCCCAACGATGGCCACTTTGCTGTTGCTGACCTCTCTGCCATGGACGAGTACCTGCAACCACAGATACGCCACTGCTGGAACGAACTTGATGAGTCACTCATCCAAGGATGGAAGCAGATACGGGACCCTCAGCTTGTCAACCTGGGGTCTGCCAAGTTCTGCATTGCAAGGTTCTTTCACACTGGTGACTTTGGCGATGGATTGAGTGGCCAGAATGTTTCTGTCCTGACTGGTGTAGAGTTTACCCATGCCAATGTTGACCATGAGAATATTGGATTGATCAAGCACAAATCGAGATGTCACAAGTCTAGCTGCGGTGAGGAGACCATCACGGCAGTTTTCTGA
- the LOC107275256 gene encoding uncharacterized protein, translating into MGLSRRFLNLIVDNRIPGAKSLRCIDLTLARYKLFNTTTPAALILNGKISESERPQDSTPWAGADNNEKEAAATLKIGTIQLPTPIMNFRSSAEYLSWYINCIPLAGRKVLCTDQSGRACLFDADTCKVDTLPSLHKPKCLPYSIFIPSADDKDDHDDNSNGGGSVYIMDTCLNHIPRDNIQLSSQFEAFVYRRSTLTSFTKSWQCQRLPPPPFVCDPKYKHASPHKITSYAVVDGGSHICISVDGAGTYCLDTVKHTWIQIGEWTLPFIGKVEYVPELKLWFGICANDWKQFGAADLSTILSTMDSQPQLVGSWKELEAPQEWTEMQHPHLVNLGSGRFCVARFYHSWTPTAGLFGSDLGELFFTVLTGTDVVQCVVHDGNGTGNASCNDSCNNPYGSNGKVELRMIKHNSKCHMSYGTDGNIKVLF; encoded by the coding sequence ATGGGCCTCTCTCGTCGGTTTCTGAACCTGATCGTGGACAACCGCATCCCTGGAGCCAAATCGCTGCGCTGCATCGACCTCACCCTCGCGCGCTACAAGTTGTTCAACACTACAACACCTGCTGCACTGATACTGAATGGGAAAATATCTGAATCAGAACGCCCACAAGACTCCACCCCATGGGCGGGTGCCGACAATAACGAGAAGGAAGCGGCAGCAACGTTAAAGATAGGAACGATTCAGCTTCCTACACCAATCATGAACTTTCGATCTTCAGCTGAGTACTTGAGTTGGTATATCAACTGTATTCCGCTTGCAGGTCGCAAGGTGCTCTGCACAGACCAATCTGGCCGCGCCTGCCTCTTCGATGCCGATACGTGCAAAGTGGATACCTTGCCCTCTCTCCACAAGCCCAAGTGTTTGCCCTACTCCATCTTCATCCCCAGTGCCGATGACAAGGACGACCACGACGACAATAGTAATGGAGGTGGCAGCGTCTACATCATGGATACTTGTCTTAATCACATACCAAGAGACAACATACAGCTGAGCAGTCAGTTTGAGGCTTTTGTCTACCGTAGGTCCACCTTGACCTCCTTCACCAAGTCCTGGCAGTGCCAGCGcctcccgccaccgccattCGTCTGTGACCCCAAGTACAAGCATGCCAGCCCCCACAAGATCACTTCATACGCAGTGGTCGACGGCGGCTCCCACATCTGCATATCGGTGGATGGTGCTGGCACCTACTGCTTGGACACGGTGAAACACACTTGGATCCAAATTGGGGAGTGGACACTACCCTTCATCGGCAAGGTTGAGTATGTACCGGAGCTGAAGCTGTGGTTTGGCATTTGTGCCAATGACTGGAAGCAATTTGGTGCCGCTGACCTCTCCACCATTCTCTCCACCATGGACTCTCAGCCACAGCTAGTAGGATCTTGGAAGGAGCTGGAGGCACCCCAAGAGTGGACAGAGATGCAGCATCCTCATCTTGTCAACCTGGGGTCTGGCAGATTCTGTGTCGCAAGGTTCTACCACAGTTGGACACCCACGGCGGGCTTATTTGGTTCtgatttaggtgagctttttttTACTGTGTTGACCGGTACAGATGTGGTGCAATGTGTTGTCCATGACGGCAATGGGACTGGCAATGCCTCTTGCAATGACAGTTGCAATAACCCTTATGGCAGCAACGGGAAAGTGGAACTCCGAATGATCAAGCACAACTCAAAATGCCACATGTCTTATGGCACCGATGGTAACATTAAGGTATTGTTCTGA